One window of Elaeis guineensis isolate ETL-2024a chromosome 11, EG11, whole genome shotgun sequence genomic DNA carries:
- the LOC140852499 gene encoding uncharacterized protein, producing MMGDGVKQILAKPIQLADQVTKLAGDAPTSRQECLELKAKTERLATLLRQAARAELYERPAYRIMLDTELVLKKALVLASKCRDHGLMRRVFTIIPATAFAKTATQLDNSIADVSWLLRVSTTAANDDQLHGLPPIAQNEPILFLIWGHIATVYTGSLAARSDSAAALASLAHDNLHYAKLIIKEDGVGHLLRLVREGRADGQENAVRALGLLGRDPEGVDRMLHAGVCSVLTKLLKDGGPMRAQAAAAWAVAELAANYPACQDLFAQNNAICLLVGHLAFETVQEHSRYSIIPASKDTSIHSVVLATTTNNQLANSYTTIPDPDNSSSSSQFRKPNAQSQIHSVIQSAIASAKPSKPAAATANGAVPSWKPHLSSGFGTKGREAEDPATKAEMKAMAAKALWQLAKNNPAICKSITESRALLCFAVLLEKGSDNVRYHSARALMEIARVAENNPDLRHSAFKPTSPAAKAVVDQLLRIADTGVFDELLIPSITAVGCLSRTFRAKETRIIGPLVRLLDEREAIVSREAVIALTKFACKENFLRVEHSKAIIEAGGAKHLVQLVYFGDLVQTEALILLCYIALNVPESEELAQAGVPAVLAWASKQRHMVQDPRVDSLLPEAKGRMEALILLCYIALNVPENEELAQSGVPAVLAWASKQGHMVQDQRVDSLLPEAKGRMELYQSRGHT from the coding sequence ATGATGGGCGACGGGGTGAAGCAGATCCTGGCGAAACCGATCCAGCTGGCGGATCAGGTGACCAAGCTGGCGGGCGATGCGCCCACGTCCCGGCAGGAGTGCCTGGAGCTCAAGGCCAAGACCGAGAGGCTAGCGACCCTCCTCCGGCAGGCCGCGCGGGCGGAGCTCTACGAGCGGCCCGCTTACCGCATCATGCTAGACACCGAGCTGGTCCTGAAGAAGGCGCTGGTCCTGGCGTCCAAGTGCCGAGACCACGGCCTGATGCGCCGCGTCTTCACCATCATTCCCGCCACCGCCTTCGCCAAGACGGCCACCCAGCTCGACAACTCCATCGCCGACGTCTCGTGGCTCCTCCGCGTCTCCACCACAGCGGCCAACGACGACCAGCTCCACGGGCTGCCCCCTATTGCCCAGAACGAGCCGATCCTCTTCCTCATCTGGGGCCACATCGCCACCGTCTACACGGGCTCTCTCGCTGCCCGCTCCGACTCGGCCGCCGCCCTCGCCTCCCTGGCCCACGACAACCTCCACTACGCCAAGCTCATCATCAAGGAGGACGGCGTGGGGCACCTCCTCCGCCTCGTCAGGGAGGGCCGGGCCGACGGCCAGGAGAACGCCGTCCGCGCCCTCGGCCTCCTCGGCCGCGACCCGGAGGGCGTCGACCGCATGCTCCACGCCGGCGTCTGCTCCGTCCTCACCAAGCTCCTCAAGGACGGGGGCCCAATGAGAGCCCAGGCGGCCGCCGCCTGGGCCGTCGCCGAGCTCGCCGCCAATTACCCCGCTTGCCAGGACCTCTTCGCCCAGAACAACGCCATCTGCCTTCTTGTCGGCCACCTCGCCTTCGAGACCGTTCAGGAGCACAGCAGGTACTCCATCATCCCCGCATCCAAGGACACGTCAATCCACTCCGTCGTCCTCGCCACCACCACGAACAACCAACTTGCCAATTCCTACACCACCATACCGGATCCagacaacagcagcagcagcagccaattCCGGAAGCCCAATGCGCAGTCCCAGATCCATTCTGTGATTCAATCCGCCATAGCCTCCGCCAAACCCTCCAAACCCGCCGCCGCAACTGCGAACGGCGCCGTCCCTTCCTGGAAGCCCCACCTATCCTCCGGATTCGGGACCAAGGGGAGGGAGGCGGAGGACCCGGCCACCAAGGCAGAGATGAAGGCCATGGCGGCGAAGGCGCTGTGGCAGTTGGCCAAGAACAACCCGGCCATCTGCAAGAGCATTACCGAGTCCCGCGCCCTCCTCTGCTTCGCCGTCCTCCTCGAGAAGGGCTCCGACAACGTGCGCTACCACTCTGCTAGGGCCCTTATGGAGATCGCCCGCGTCGCCGAGAACAACCCTGACCTCCGCCACTCCGCCTTCAAGCCCACCTCGCCGGCCGCCAAGGCGGTCGTCGACCAGCTCCTCCGGATCGCCGACACGGGCGTCTTCGACGAGCTTCTGATTCCCAGCATCACGGCTGTCGGGTGCCTGTCGAGGACCTTCCGGGCGAAGGAGACGAGGATCATCGGGCCGCTGGTGCGGCTGCTGGACGAGAGGGAAGCCATCGTGTCGAGGGAGGCGGTGATTGCCCTGACCAAGTTCGCGTGCAAGGAGAATTTCCTTCGCGTCGAGCATTCCAAGGCCATCATCGAAGCCGGAGGGGCCAAGCACCTCGTCCAGCTGGTGTATTTTGGGGATCTGGTCCAGACCGAGGCGTTGATCCTCTTGTGTTACATCGCCCTCAACGTACCGGAGAGTGAGGAACTCGCACAGGCAGGCGTCCCTGCGGTGCTCGCCTGGGCTTCGAAGCAGAGGCACATGGTGCAGGACCCGAGGGTGGATTCCTTGTTGCCGGAGGCCAAAGGTAGGATGGAGGCGTTGATCCTCTTGTGTTACATCGCCCTCAACGTACCGGAGAATGAGGAACTCGCACAGTCAGGGGTCCCTGCGGTGCTCGCCTGGGCTTCGAAGCAGGGGCACATGGTGCAGGACCAGAGGGTGGATTCCTTGTTGCCGGAGGCCAAAGGTAGGATGGAGCTCTATCAGTCACGAGGACATACCTGA